The Kosakonia sacchari SP1 genome includes a window with the following:
- a CDS encoding GNAT family N-acetyltransferase — MKYPLVKQLKQHDILRQSFIDLAVDIFDLSFEAWYQAGFWTENYIPYALVDDNQVIANASVNVIDTCWMGAEKRYIQIGTVMTDKRYRNNGLARYLLTEIIQDWQYRADAIYLYANASVRDFYPKFGFEKAREYQYTLRATPMASDFRRLDMDDDADRQQLLHYYAKSNPFSALPMNNNLGLLMFYCASYLKACVYFSEKHQAIAIATQNRGTLLCFDIFAESGSSLTQIVNALANQQTQRVVLGFTPKETRECECTLIDDEDTLFLFSGKENVFRDHQVMFPLLSHA, encoded by the coding sequence ATGAAATACCCTCTGGTAAAACAACTAAAACAGCACGACATATTGCGCCAAAGCTTTATTGATTTAGCCGTAGATATCTTCGATTTATCCTTCGAGGCCTGGTATCAGGCGGGGTTCTGGACAGAAAACTACATTCCCTACGCGCTGGTCGATGACAACCAGGTTATCGCCAATGCCTCGGTTAACGTTATCGACACATGCTGGATGGGCGCAGAAAAACGCTATATCCAGATAGGCACGGTAATGACCGATAAGCGTTATCGCAATAACGGACTTGCCCGTTACCTGCTGACGGAAATTATCCAGGACTGGCAATACCGGGCCGATGCAATCTATTTATACGCAAACGCCAGCGTGCGAGATTTCTATCCGAAATTTGGCTTTGAGAAAGCGCGGGAATATCAATACACCCTGCGCGCCACGCCGATGGCGAGTGACTTTCGCCGGCTGGATATGGACGACGACGCCGACAGGCAGCAGTTGCTGCATTATTACGCGAAATCCAACCCTTTTTCGGCGCTGCCGATGAATAACAATCTGGGGTTGTTGATGTTTTACTGCGCGTCGTATTTAAAAGCGTGCGTCTATTTTTCAGAAAAACATCAGGCTATCGCCATTGCCACGCAAAACAGAGGCACGCTGCTGTGTTTCGATATTTTTGCCGAATCGGGCTCGTCTTTAACGCAAATCGTTAATGCATTAGCGAATCAGCAAACCCAGCGTGTGGTGTTAGGTTTTACGCCCAAAGAAACCCGCGAATGCGAATGCACGTTAATTGACGATGAGGACACGCTGTTTCTGTTCAGCGGCAAAGAGAATGTGTTTCGCGACCATCAGGTGATGTTCCCGCTGTTGTCACATGCCTAG